The Saccharomonospora glauca K62 genome has a segment encoding these proteins:
- a CDS encoding heavy-metal-associated domain-containing protein — MSNNVYVVKGMTCSGCMGKVTNAVTSVEGVDDVDIDIATGEVTVISDASVDADLVRTAITKAGYEVAG; from the coding sequence GTGAGCAACAACGTGTACGTCGTGAAGGGAATGACCTGCTCCGGCTGCATGGGCAAGGTGACGAACGCTGTCACATCCGTGGAGGGCGTCGATGACGTCGACATCGACATCGCCACGGGCGAGGTCACCGTCATCAGCGACGCGTCGGTCGACGCCGATCTCGTCCGCACGGCGATCACCAAGGCTGGCTACGAGGTCGCCGGCTGA
- a CDS encoding cytochrome c maturation protein CcmE yields the protein MGLVAVLAGLLFFGNLNQNLVYYLTPQEAVAQRADFADGRRFQLGGLVEKDSVVKTANGLRFTLTSGTGPGSDTVAIEHHGAPAQLFQSGIGVVLEGSWRGDVFVSDTMKVKHDENYQPPAPDGEKS from the coding sequence GTGGGGCTGGTCGCGGTGTTGGCCGGCCTGCTGTTCTTCGGCAACCTCAATCAGAATCTGGTGTACTACCTGACCCCGCAGGAAGCCGTTGCTCAGCGGGCCGACTTCGCCGACGGACGCCGCTTCCAGCTCGGCGGGCTCGTCGAGAAGGACAGCGTGGTCAAGACCGCGAACGGACTGCGGTTCACGCTCACGTCCGGCACCGGACCCGGTTCCGACACGGTGGCCATCGAGCATCACGGCGCGCCAGCACAGCTGTTCCAATCCGGGATTGGCGTCGTGCTCGAGGGTTCCTGGCGTGGCGACGTCTTCGTCTCCGACACGATGAAGGTCAAGCACGACGAGAACTACCAGCCACCGGCCCCGGATGGTGAGAAATCGTGA
- the ccsA gene encoding cytochrome c biogenesis protein CcsA → MLFGRRLSIATALVVAIGIAGAMLAPPDRLQGNLQRLMYVHVPAAWVAYLSFAVTAGAAAAWLWRRQPRYDRIAVASAEAGVFFTGLAIVLGSIWGKPTWGVWWTWDPRVVTTAVMFFVYLGYLALRRATLDPVARARRSAVFGVVAFVQVPIVHMSVVWWRTLHQPPTVLKPGDPSIDHTMLAALLVNVLAFTLLYLVMVRARVRLEALEEELEARQVAEGRELAGNAVLAPRLEKGS, encoded by the coding sequence ATGCTGTTCGGACGTCGCTTGTCGATTGCCACCGCGCTGGTGGTGGCAATCGGGATCGCAGGTGCGATGCTCGCTCCGCCCGACCGGCTGCAGGGCAACCTGCAACGGCTGATGTACGTGCACGTGCCCGCGGCGTGGGTGGCCTACCTCAGCTTCGCGGTGACGGCGGGCGCCGCTGCGGCGTGGTTGTGGCGGCGCCAGCCCCGCTACGACCGAATAGCCGTAGCGAGCGCCGAGGCGGGCGTGTTCTTCACCGGACTGGCGATCGTGCTCGGTTCGATCTGGGGTAAGCCCACCTGGGGTGTGTGGTGGACGTGGGACCCGCGAGTGGTGACCACGGCGGTGATGTTCTTCGTCTACCTGGGCTATCTCGCGTTGCGGCGAGCGACCCTTGATCCGGTGGCCCGCGCGCGCCGGTCGGCTGTGTTCGGCGTGGTGGCGTTCGTGCAAGTACCGATTGTGCACATGTCGGTGGTGTGGTGGCGAACGCTGCACCAACCTCCGACTGTGCTGAAACCGGGTGATCCGAGCATCGACCACACCATGCTGGCGGCGTTGTTGGTCAACGTGTTGGCTTTCACGCTGTTGTACCTGGTCATGGTCCGGGCGCGTGTGCGGCTGGAGGCATTGGAGGAAGAGCTCGAGGCCAGGCAAGTGGCCGAGGGTCGGGAGCTGGCAGGCAACGCGGTGCTGGCTCCGCGGTTGGAGAAGGGTTCGTGA
- a CDS encoding CDGSH iron-sulfur domain-containing protein, with the protein MAEDQQPEAVVVIKVVDNGPYQVKGPVRVVDHDNNVVDLGPGRTRLLCRCGKSNKKPFCDGSHARTGFQASERPTSDTGT; encoded by the coding sequence ATGGCAGAGGATCAGCAACCGGAAGCCGTTGTGGTCATCAAGGTTGTGGACAACGGGCCGTACCAGGTCAAGGGACCGGTCCGAGTGGTCGACCACGACAACAACGTCGTCGATCTCGGGCCTGGCCGCACTCGACTGCTCTGCCGCTGCGGCAAGTCGAACAAAAAACCGTTCTGCGACGGCTCACATGCCAGAACGGGATTCCAGGCGTCCGAACGACCCACGTCGGACACCGGCACCTGA
- a CDS encoding cytochrome c biogenesis CcdA family protein, whose translation MEFFALASLALVAGLISFTSPCTLPLLPGYISYVAGLSREQTDAGRLTAGARRRALLGASLFVAGFSAVFTALGATSSALGLLLAQNLRTINLVGGTLIVIMGLAMTGLLRIPFLHREFRFDLSRFSRGPGGALPLGAAFAFGWTPCVGPALASILATAASTATVARGTLLLLAYSLGLGVPFLLVAVGVAQGKVRLNWLRNHSRRIEVAGGLVLVVMGIVMMTGGWTALMSRMLGFYARLGWPPI comes from the coding sequence GTGGAGTTCTTCGCGCTGGCGTCGCTGGCGCTGGTGGCAGGCTTGATCTCGTTCACGTCACCGTGCACCCTCCCGCTACTGCCCGGTTACATCTCCTACGTCGCAGGCCTGTCGAGGGAGCAGACGGACGCCGGGCGCCTGACTGCCGGCGCGCGCCGTCGCGCGTTGCTCGGAGCCTCGCTGTTTGTCGCCGGCTTCTCCGCGGTGTTCACAGCACTCGGCGCGACATCGTCCGCGCTGGGGCTGCTACTGGCCCAGAACCTACGGACGATCAACCTGGTCGGCGGCACGTTGATCGTGATCATGGGGCTCGCCATGACCGGTCTGCTCAGGATTCCGTTCCTGCACCGCGAGTTCCGGTTCGATCTCAGCAGGTTCAGCCGCGGGCCGGGTGGAGCCTTGCCGCTCGGCGCCGCGTTCGCGTTCGGCTGGACGCCGTGCGTTGGACCGGCGCTCGCGTCCATCCTGGCCACGGCTGCCAGCACCGCGACCGTGGCACGAGGCACACTGCTGCTCCTGGCTTACTCCCTCGGCCTGGGGGTGCCGTTCCTACTGGTCGCCGTGGGAGTGGCCCAGGGCAAGGTACGCCTCAACTGGCTTCGGAACCACTCACGCCGGATCGAAGTCGCCGGCGGCCTTGTCCTCGTCGTCATGGGGATCGTGATGATGACGGGTGGCTGGACCGCCCTCATGAGTCGGATGCTCGGCTTCTACGCACGCCTCGGCTGGCCGCCCATCTGA
- a CDS encoding TlpA family protein disulfide reductase, with translation MTIKDNMRESPGRWRVVRWIALAAVIVVIGIGAVFGSRLGEDPTLVDSPLIGEPAPSAALPYLEREGLLSLADLHGQIVVVNFWASWCVPCREEHPALVAAANNYKDAGVAFVGVNFQDQRGAAVAFLDELGRGDSQVYHYVTDPDSRLALDFGVFGVPETFFIDRTGTIVGKISGVSDYRLLSSALDQMLSGRAPESRIEGSVQPAPS, from the coding sequence ATGACCATAAAGGACAATATGCGGGAGAGCCCCGGGCGATGGCGGGTAGTGCGCTGGATCGCCTTGGCGGCCGTGATCGTCGTGATCGGCATCGGTGCGGTGTTCGGCAGCCGGCTCGGCGAGGACCCGACCCTGGTCGACAGCCCCCTGATCGGCGAACCCGCACCGAGTGCGGCCCTGCCTTACCTGGAACGCGAGGGATTGCTCTCGCTCGCCGACCTCCACGGCCAGATTGTCGTCGTCAACTTCTGGGCATCGTGGTGCGTTCCGTGCCGGGAGGAACATCCCGCACTCGTCGCTGCCGCCAACAACTACAAGGATGCGGGCGTGGCCTTCGTGGGTGTCAATTTCCAGGACCAGCGCGGTGCGGCGGTCGCGTTCCTCGACGAGTTGGGCCGTGGAGACTCTCAGGTATACCACTATGTGACTGACCCCGATTCCAGGCTCGCCCTCGACTTCGGTGTCTTCGGCGTCCCGGAGACGTTTTTCATCGATCGCACTGGTACGATCGTTGGTAAGATCTCTGGAGTATCCGACTATCGGCTGCTCTCCTCAGCCCTTGACCAGATGCTGTCCGGTCGCGCCCCGGAGTCACGCATCGAGGGCTCTGTCCAGCCCGCGCCGTCATAA
- a CDS encoding cytochrome c-type biogenesis protein CcmH: MSIVLAVLSLLGVTMAGLLTGWSGTEDQASELEQRLRCPTCASVSIAESPSDTATAMRTVVAEQVAAGRTDQQIIDYFRARYGDWVLLDPPAKGQTLPLWLLPFAALAVGAVVLIFLRGRRSPEPGDDVLDPAQLERVARAVEQARAKADREEVPAMSVERERLEQVRDQALADIVDLERQVADDEIPNHAAVRLRRQYEATAARAMEELETQPPEETTTTAQRPRSSRRRRGRLVAYVSATAVAVFAALVLLPQYVAERPEGGFISGNEVIQSPAGAPSSSAQPPRDLSTVTEAEMEQVVAANPNVLGMRLALARRYVEKGQYDKASEHYGVALTQAPDDPQARSSAAWLLHKMGNTEAALRFLDKTLLGAPGSPDALWYKARILLDGRRNPAGALEILQGLVERGDLEPERLAEADQLMTRAREQTER, from the coding sequence GTGAGCATCGTGCTGGCCGTGCTGAGTCTGCTGGGCGTGACGATGGCAGGACTGCTGACCGGCTGGTCGGGCACGGAGGATCAGGCCTCCGAGCTCGAGCAGCGGCTGCGTTGCCCGACGTGCGCGAGCGTGTCCATCGCCGAGTCCCCCTCCGATACCGCGACGGCCATGCGCACGGTGGTGGCCGAGCAGGTCGCCGCCGGGCGAACCGACCAGCAGATCATCGACTACTTCCGCGCCCGCTACGGCGACTGGGTCCTGCTCGACCCACCCGCGAAAGGCCAGACGCTGCCGCTGTGGCTGCTGCCGTTCGCCGCGCTGGCGGTCGGTGCTGTGGTGCTGATTTTCCTCCGTGGCCGGCGGTCACCGGAACCGGGCGACGATGTACTAGACCCGGCCCAGCTTGAGCGCGTTGCCCGCGCGGTCGAGCAGGCGCGGGCCAAAGCCGACAGGGAGGAGGTGCCTGCCATGAGCGTCGAGCGGGAGCGGCTCGAGCAGGTGCGCGACCAGGCACTGGCCGACATCGTCGATCTCGAGCGGCAGGTTGCCGATGACGAGATCCCGAACCACGCCGCCGTGAGGCTGCGGCGACAGTACGAGGCGACCGCCGCGCGAGCCATGGAGGAGCTGGAAACGCAGCCGCCGGAGGAAACAACCACCACCGCGCAGCGTCCTCGCTCGTCGCGGCGCCGGAGAGGCCGGCTCGTTGCCTATGTGAGTGCCACGGCTGTAGCCGTTTTCGCGGCCCTAGTGCTGCTTCCGCAGTACGTGGCCGAGCGGCCCGAGGGTGGGTTCATCAGTGGCAACGAGGTCATCCAATCACCCGCAGGAGCGCCGAGCTCATCAGCGCAGCCACCGAGAGACCTGTCGACGGTGACCGAGGCCGAGATGGAGCAGGTGGTCGCCGCCAACCCGAACGTCCTCGGTATGCGCCTGGCCCTCGCCAGGCGCTACGTCGAGAAAGGCCAGTACGACAAGGCCTCCGAGCACTACGGCGTGGCCCTCACACAGGCCCCGGACGACCCGCAGGCCCGATCCTCTGCTGCGTGGCTGTTGCACAAGATGGGGAACACCGAAGCCGCTCTCCGGTTTCTCGACAAGACGCTGCTCGGCGCACCGGGCTCGCCGGACGCGCTGTGGTACAAGGCGAGGATCCTGCTCGACGGGCGCCGGAATCCGGCAGGCGCACTGGAGATACTCCAGGGTCTGGTCGAACGCGGCGACCTGGAACCCGAGCGCCTTGCGGAGGCCGACCAGCTGATGACGCGTGCCCGGGAGCAGACAGAACGATGA
- a CDS encoding metal-sensitive transcriptional regulator, with protein sequence MRGYTGDKDAYLKRLRRIEGQIRGLQRMVEDDQYCIDILTQISAATKALQAVSLGLMDEHLRHCVAEAISQGGDTAEEKVREASDAIARLVRS encoded by the coding sequence ATGCGGGGATACACCGGAGACAAGGACGCGTACCTCAAGCGGCTGCGCCGGATCGAGGGGCAGATTCGAGGGTTGCAGAGGATGGTCGAGGACGATCAGTACTGCATCGACATCCTCACCCAGATCTCCGCGGCCACGAAGGCGTTGCAGGCCGTGTCCCTCGGGCTGATGGATGAGCACCTGCGGCATTGCGTGGCCGAGGCGATCAGCCAGGGCGGCGACACGGCGGAGGAGAAGGTGCGCGAGGCCAGCGACGCCATCGCCCGCCTCGTGCGCTCCTGA
- the lpqS gene encoding putative copper homeostasis (lipo)protein LpqS produces MLVPFVALHLILLCEPHSHTESDHGHNTVRAAVVAQHSAHFGHSANTDCHPGHPDQQHVLTETGHALPRSEGTLDGLAALGALAIAVSIVTQSGPCIPRGSPSVGHRTHRRTGRTLLLDLCIARS; encoded by the coding sequence GTGCTCGTGCCATTCGTCGCTCTGCACCTGATACTGCTGTGCGAACCCCATTCCCATACCGAGAGTGACCACGGACATAACACAGTGCGCGCGGCCGTTGTCGCGCAGCATTCAGCTCACTTTGGACACTCCGCGAACACCGACTGCCACCCGGGTCATCCCGACCAGCAGCACGTCCTCACCGAGACCGGCCATGCGCTGCCCCGCTCCGAGGGCACGCTCGACGGCCTGGCAGCGCTCGGGGCCCTGGCGATCGCAGTGTCGATCGTCACCCAATCCGGTCCCTGCATCCCGCGGGGCTCGCCGTCAGTAGGCCACCGCACGCACCGACGAACCGGGCGCACCCTGCTTCTCGATCTCTGCATCGCACGGTCCTGA
- a CDS encoding ferredoxin, whose amino-acid sequence MPITIDYDRCGGHGLCALTAPEVFQMDDQGFTRYVAEPADSERDNVIQAIPDCPVQAIRVLSEGQA is encoded by the coding sequence ATGCCGATCACGATCGACTACGACCGCTGCGGGGGACACGGCCTGTGCGCACTGACAGCCCCAGAGGTCTTCCAGATGGATGACCAAGGTTTCACCCGGTATGTTGCCGAGCCCGCCGACAGCGAGCGGGACAACGTCATACAGGCCATCCCGGACTGCCCTGTCCAGGCCATCCGGGTTCTGTCGGAGGGCCAGGCGTGA
- a CDS encoding tumor necrosis factor receptor family protein, with protein sequence MFEWAWVALGYGATALAMATYLISLTYRWARARRRMGEQR encoded by the coding sequence ATGTTTGAATGGGCCTGGGTAGCACTCGGTTACGGTGCCACCGCGCTCGCCATGGCGACGTACTTGATCAGCCTGACCTATCGGTGGGCACGGGCACGGCGTCGAATGGGAGAGCAGCGGTGA
- a CDS encoding HAD family hydrolase, producing the protein MLRGSEQNFVAARLERQPGVKSVGGLATHRQPVHHRDPVRHHSRGDHLPRTPRIGDSDGDHGRLRTGAKHGVLFKNAIALETSARIQVVVMDKTGTLTKAEPESHRRAHKRNRRQVAALVSAVERNSEHPLAEAIVWHAKERGADSASAERFENVPGHGAMATVADKRAVVGNRRLMEREGIDLGPVAARRDELADGGRTAVLAAVDGSRRRHRHRRRTPRNSEATIAELHELDIEVGMLRRQRTRPQTTTASGSRILIGRITGVRHQLWARVVHPARSAGLQCPADRSTVLRMTTRSPPGLPNTGRDKRTPPHVAMCLRRVSRCFHPVHPPLASGAGVRRGSFGRLESRSGM; encoded by the coding sequence ATGCTGAGGGGCTCGGAGCAAAACTTCGTCGCAGCGCGACTGGAACGGCAACCTGGGGTGAAGTCCGTGGGCGGTCTGGCTACTCACCGGCAACCCGTTCATCACCGCGATCCTGTTCGCCACCACAGTCGTGGCGATCACCTGCCCCGGACGCCTCGGATTGGCGACTCCGACGGCGATCATGGTCGGCTCCGGACTGGTGCCAAGCACGGTGTGCTGTTCAAGAACGCCATCGCCCTGGAGACTTCGGCCCGGATCCAGGTCGTCGTGATGGACAAGACGGGCACACTGACCAAAGCCGAACCCGAAAGTCATCGACGTGCTCACAAACGGAATCGACGGCAAGTTGCTGCGTTGGTCTCGGCGGTTGAACGGAACTCCGAGCACCCGCTGGCCGAAGCGATCGTCTGGCACGCCAAGGAACGCGGCGCGGATTCCGCATCCGCCGAGCGCTTCGAGAACGTGCCCGGTCATGGTGCTATGGCTACCGTGGCGGACAAACGCGCCGTGGTCGGAAACCGGCGGCTGATGGAACGTGAAGGCATCGACCTAGGACCGGTAGCCGCACGCCGTGACGAACTCGCCGACGGCGGACGAACCGCGGTGCTCGCCGCCGTGGATGGTAGCCGCCGGCGTCATCGGCATCGCCGACGCACCCCGCGAAACTCGGAGGCCACGATCGCCGAACTGCATGAACTTGACATCGAAGTGGGCATGCTCCGCCGTCAACGCACTCGCCCTCAAACGACTACGGCTTCCGGCAGCCGCATATTGATCGGGCGTATCACCGGAGTGCGGCATCAACTCTGGGCACGTGTGGTCCATCCTGCGCGGTCAGCTGGGCTTCAGTGCCCAGCCGACCGGTCCACCGTGCTGCGAATGACGACGCGATCGCCACCTGGCTTGCCGAACACTGGCCGGGATAAAAGAACGCCGCCACACGTGGCTATGTGTTTGCGGCGGGTGAGCCGGTGCTTCCACCCGGTACACCCGCCGCTCGCATCAGGTGCCGGTGTCCGACGTGGGTCGTTCGGACGCCTGGAATCCCGTTCTGGCATGTGA
- a CDS encoding heme lyase CcmF/NrfE family subunit translates to MSVVTPAVGWGGTLLGLSGSIVLALFGFRAQQRPEAIRRTQLRFAVGCMVGGAILAMGALEVALLTDNFAVSYVAENHSRATPLLFTITSAWSALGGSIILWTLVLTGYTAMVMRQVRSTHDRLGTGALGVLGLVNIFFFVLVSTVANPFKILPDPPADGPGPNPILADHIMVAFHPPMLYLGFVGFTVPFAFAMSALLLRKGGVEWLRRTRRANLVAWSFLTGGLVLGAWWSYEVLGWGGYWAWDPVENAALIPWLVATAFIHSAVVQVKRGMLQAWNFVLVIATFALTILGTFLTRSGVVASVHSFTESGVGSVFLGFLMLVLVGGFTLFALRGERIASPSRPESLASREGVFLVNNLLLTVFAFVVLTGTLYPIVVEFMTGEQVSVGRPYFDRMSVPLAFALLLAMGIGPFTPYRYASPRVLWTRLRVPLLLASAAAAALVLAGIRSPGVVAVVAIAVGIVAASVRHLIVTAPKPRWKGVPRLLRGQRAYWGGQLAHIGVALVAVTIAVSGALASKATVTLDRGETVEFAGYELTFDRTERHQQPDRVSTDAHIVFRDGDQVVWIGRPLLNTFPNQPQSIGQPDVWTTPGRDIYISLAQFDPERVSLNLYHYPLMAWLWVGGFVMAAGGFWALSGRAQRTSRQDSLERVTIDA, encoded by the coding sequence GTGAGCGTCGTGACTCCCGCGGTGGGCTGGGGTGGCACGCTGTTGGGCCTGTCCGGTTCGATCGTGTTGGCGCTGTTCGGCTTCCGCGCTCAGCAGCGCCCCGAAGCGATCCGCCGAACCCAGTTGCGGTTCGCCGTCGGTTGCATGGTCGGTGGTGCCATCCTGGCGATGGGTGCGCTCGAAGTGGCCCTGCTGACGGACAACTTCGCCGTGTCCTACGTGGCCGAGAACCATTCCCGCGCAACGCCACTGCTGTTCACGATCACCAGCGCCTGGTCGGCATTGGGCGGCAGCATCATCCTCTGGACACTCGTCCTCACCGGCTACACGGCCATGGTCATGCGGCAGGTGCGCAGCACCCACGATCGGTTGGGCACAGGAGCACTCGGCGTGCTCGGCCTGGTCAACATCTTCTTCTTCGTCCTAGTGTCCACCGTGGCCAACCCGTTCAAGATTCTGCCTGACCCACCGGCGGATGGCCCCGGGCCCAATCCCATCCTGGCCGACCACATCATGGTGGCCTTCCACCCGCCCATGCTTTATCTCGGGTTCGTCGGGTTCACCGTGCCGTTCGCGTTCGCCATGTCGGCGTTGCTACTGCGCAAGGGTGGCGTGGAATGGCTGCGGCGAACCCGGCGGGCGAACTTGGTCGCCTGGAGCTTCCTGACCGGTGGGCTCGTGCTCGGGGCGTGGTGGTCCTACGAAGTACTCGGTTGGGGTGGCTACTGGGCGTGGGATCCGGTCGAGAACGCGGCACTCATCCCATGGCTCGTGGCGACCGCCTTCATCCACTCCGCTGTCGTCCAGGTCAAGCGCGGGATGCTGCAAGCGTGGAACTTCGTGCTCGTGATCGCCACATTCGCGTTGACGATCCTCGGCACATTCCTCACCCGCTCCGGCGTCGTGGCTTCGGTGCACTCGTTCACCGAGTCCGGCGTTGGCTCGGTGTTCCTGGGGTTCCTCATGTTGGTGCTGGTCGGCGGGTTCACTTTGTTCGCGCTGCGCGGTGAGCGCATTGCCTCGCCGTCACGGCCGGAGTCATTGGCCAGTCGCGAGGGTGTGTTCCTGGTCAACAACCTGTTGCTGACCGTGTTCGCGTTCGTCGTGCTCACCGGCACCCTGTACCCGATCGTCGTTGAGTTCATGACCGGGGAACAGGTCTCGGTCGGCAGGCCGTACTTCGACCGGATGTCCGTGCCGCTGGCGTTCGCCCTGCTGTTGGCGATGGGCATCGGCCCGTTCACCCCTTACCGTTATGCCTCACCTCGCGTGTTGTGGACCCGGCTGCGGGTTCCGCTGCTACTCGCCAGCGCAGCTGCGGCGGCTCTGGTGCTCGCCGGAATCCGCTCGCCGGGCGTGGTCGCCGTGGTTGCCATCGCGGTCGGCATCGTCGCGGCGAGCGTGCGCCACCTGATCGTCACCGCGCCGAAGCCCCGCTGGAAGGGCGTGCCGCGGCTGCTGCGTGGGCAGCGTGCGTACTGGGGCGGACAGTTGGCCCACATCGGCGTCGCGCTGGTCGCCGTCACCATCGCCGTGTCCGGGGCCTTGGCCAGCAAGGCCACGGTGACCCTCGACCGCGGCGAGACCGTCGAGTTCGCCGGCTACGAGCTGACGTTCGATCGTACGGAGCGGCATCAGCAACCGGATCGAGTGAGCACTGACGCGCACATCGTCTTTCGTGACGGTGATCAGGTGGTCTGGATCGGTCGGCCGCTGCTGAACACCTTCCCCAACCAACCCCAGTCGATCGGCCAGCCCGACGTCTGGACCACCCCAGGGCGCGACATCTACATCTCCCTCGCCCAGTTTGACCCGGAGCGCGTGTCGCTCAACCTCTACCACTACCCCCTGATGGCATGGCTGTGGGTCGGCGGCTTTGTGATGGCCGCAGGCGGTTTCTGGGCACTGAGTGGCCGGGCGCAGCGCACGAGCCGGCAGGACTCGCTGGAACGGGTGACCATCGATGCGTAG
- a CDS encoding ABC transporter ATP-binding protein — MPKLLTEDEAVVSLVDISVDVDRVPVLRGLDLTVRRGESVGFIGANGSGKTTLLRVLATLLPPTRGKGRVLGATLGSPACAAVRPRIALVGHAPALYPQLSLRENLHFVARLTGHRDGEADEALELVGLGGAADRWAEVCSQGMQRRAELARVLLTEPALLLLDEAHAGLDTASAGLVEAVVGRVRARGGAAVVVSHDHPRLLDVADRVVKIADGQATPVQPGPVVA; from the coding sequence ATGCCGAAATTATTGACCGAAGACGAGGCCGTCGTGTCGTTGGTGGACATCTCCGTCGACGTCGATCGTGTGCCGGTCCTGCGCGGGCTCGATCTGACCGTGCGCAGGGGTGAGTCCGTCGGATTCATCGGCGCGAACGGTTCTGGAAAGACCACACTGCTGCGGGTCCTGGCCACATTGCTGCCACCCACCAGGGGCAAGGGACGCGTACTCGGTGCCACGCTCGGTTCGCCGGCCTGCGCGGCGGTGCGCCCGCGAATCGCGTTGGTAGGACACGCCCCGGCGTTGTATCCGCAGTTGTCGTTGCGAGAGAACCTGCACTTCGTGGCCAGGCTCACTGGTCACCGCGACGGAGAGGCGGACGAGGCCTTGGAGTTGGTGGGCTTGGGCGGGGCCGCCGACCGATGGGCTGAGGTGTGCTCGCAGGGCATGCAGCGGCGAGCCGAGTTGGCCAGGGTGCTACTCACCGAGCCTGCGTTGCTACTGCTGGACGAGGCGCACGCTGGTCTGGACACGGCCTCGGCAGGGTTGGTCGAGGCCGTCGTCGGGCGGGTACGGGCCCGGGGTGGCGCTGCCGTCGTGGTCTCGCACGATCATCCGCGGCTGCTCGACGTGGCGGATCGCGTGGTAAAGATCGCAGACGGACAGGCGACTCCGGTCCAGCCCGGGCCGGTGGTCGCATGA
- a CDS encoding heme exporter protein CcmB has protein sequence MARKDLRQELRAGEALLVTAPFGAAGLLLVPLAIGSDVPLLRQIGPGLYWVVMLLFGVLVTLRQSAVDGPAQLAMVRLFGVHPAVRLAGRAAANTVLLLIFEALLIPVAVILYDPDLSGWVWLLPVFPLVAVGLALLGTLANALAQGLASRTALGPLLVVPVSLPLLLGATQVLEAARYGHQPWSWLLLILTVDLAVAVALGLVSRHLEEAA, from the coding sequence TTGGCACGTAAAGATCTGCGGCAGGAACTACGGGCCGGAGAGGCGCTGCTGGTGACGGCACCGTTCGGGGCAGCTGGGCTGCTGCTGGTCCCGCTGGCCATCGGCAGCGATGTCCCCCTGCTCCGCCAGATTGGCCCGGGCCTGTACTGGGTGGTCATGTTGCTGTTCGGTGTGCTGGTGACCCTGCGGCAGAGCGCGGTGGACGGGCCGGCACAACTGGCGATGGTGCGGCTATTCGGTGTGCATCCGGCGGTGCGCCTGGCCGGGCGAGCGGCAGCGAACACGGTGCTGCTGTTGATATTCGAGGCCCTGCTCATACCGGTCGCGGTCATCTTGTACGACCCGGACCTTTCCGGCTGGGTCTGGCTGCTGCCGGTGTTCCCGCTTGTCGCCGTCGGGCTGGCGCTTTTGGGCACGCTGGCCAACGCACTCGCGCAGGGACTGGCGAGTCGCACCGCTCTGGGGCCGCTGCTGGTGGTGCCGGTGTCACTACCCCTGTTGCTGGGCGCGACGCAGGTCCTGGAGGCCGCGCGGTACGGCCACCAGCCATGGTCGTGGCTCCTGCTCATTCTCACTGTCGACCTGGCCGTGGCGGTCGCCCTCGGCCTGGTCTCCCGGCACTTGGAGGAGGCCGCGTGA